The window GCACCTGTTTTTGAGCCTGAACCAGCTGCAAAGATGACAGCATCTGCTTGTTTCACAGCATCTGTCACATCCTTTTCAAGATCACCGATGACAGGCGCTGCACCAAGTTCCTTTAGCGCATCCGCTTGTTTTTCATCTCGAATGAGAGCAAGCGGCTCATGTCCTTTTTCTTTTAAATAACGAATGACGAGCCTGCCTGTATGTCCATTTGCTCCAGCAACTAATACTTTCATTGTTCATTCTCCTTTCTGTATCTGTTTCATCTTTATCCTTTTTTGCTATCATTCAAACACCTAAACAAAAAAAGCCCTTCCCAGAAAATATGGGTAAGGGCTCAGGCAATGTGCGATCTATTAAAATAAGTAGAATGAGAAAAGTGCATGATCTATGTAATCGCAAGGTTGATCAGCAAAGATGTTTTGTCAAAATGGCTTGCACATCACTCAAATCCGTCTCTTTCGAAAAATCGAGTTCAAATACTTTTGAGCTTGTGACAAGCAGCATACCTGTGTCCTGATCAAACACGCCAGCTTCTTGAATGGCAAAACTTTCAATTGATCGATACGGCAAGGAGACCCTGACTTTCTTCTTAGAAAATACGCGGTTATCGCCAAAGATCAGTCGTTTATTGGTGAAACAAATTTGGTCGTGACGCAGTCTGTAAACAGCCTCAATTCTTTCCCCTTCAATTAGTAAGGATTCGAATTTCTTATCATTTTGTTTACTGACAGAAAAAATACCCACGTAAACCCCCTCTTCCTCCATCAAATTCCTTTATGAAAAAACGGACGCACGCTCTGTGGGTACGTTTTATTCTCACTTATAGAATACGCTATAAATGGTCGTTATTCCATTACGAATAGATTAAATTTCATTTAACTTTTTCTTTTTGATTCGATGCTCTTTCCTCTACTTATTTAGACAGTTAAAGCAGGAAAAAAGTTTCAGTTCTTTTTGAGAAAAATTGCTGAATGTTACCAATAAAAAAACAGTGATTTTTTCAAATCACTGTCAGCGTGTAGACAAACCCTCGCATTCTTTGTCAGTCCTGCGCGCCGGTGCTCACGAATGTCAAATTCGCTCCGCTCCGGTACTCGTCCTTCCTAGACTGCAAAGGTTTTCATCACGCTGAAAAAGAAGA is drawn from Bacillus pumilus and contains these coding sequences:
- a CDS encoding PH domain-containing protein, with the translated sequence MGIFSVSKQNDKKFESLLIEGERIEAVYRLRHDQICFTNKRLIFGDNRVFSKKKVRVSLPYRSIESFAIQEAGVFDQDTGMLLVTSSKVFELDFSKETDLSDVQAILTKHLC